Proteins from a genomic interval of Oncorhynchus clarkii lewisi isolate Uvic-CL-2024 chromosome 13, UVic_Ocla_1.0, whole genome shotgun sequence:
- the LOC139423506 gene encoding transcription factor SPT20 homolog has protein sequence MKRKQLATVPMQWKQLATVPLQQKLPATVPLQQKLPATVPRKLPPIMPRLQKGQAPLPRKKRQAPLPWLKRQAPLPRQKRQVPLPRQKRQALNRRANSSSNMDFSSSDVSQEFGSDDDNESTQSQLRAQLTEEQQKHLASILQKQLAPMPLAPPKMWYPTQMPQQEKQLAAMTQQETLPASYPKQPQAVLYPAQMPQKQPATERQHQKEQAIPKLPQQVWYPVQIPQQQKQPATGPQQQTELTTMPQKQPTPMDIPQKQPTAMPQQTWYPAQMQQKQPATIHQQVWHPAQFPQEQKQPATEPQQQKEPAAISQQPQQVLHPAQKPQKQLTAMPQQVWYPAQKPQQQKQPATEPQQQIDLTAMPQPQQMWHPAQFPQEQPVSMRQLQKDLTAIPPQLLHSAQMPQLHKQPAAMLQQVWQLAPIPQQPHDVWYPAKMVQKQQAAATRS, from the exons atgaag CGGAAGCAACTGGCCACAGTGCCTATGCAGTGGAAGCAACTTGCCACAGTGCCACTGCAGCAGAAGCTACCGGCCACAGTACCACTGCAGCAGAAGCTACCGGCCACAGTGCCTCGCAAGCTGCCACCCATAATGCCTCGGCTA CAGAAGGGACAGGCGCCCTTGCCTCGAAAGAAGCGACAGGCGCCCTTGCCTTGGCTGAAGCGACAAGCGCCCTTGCCTCGGCAGAAGCGGCAGGTGCCCTTGCCTCGGCAGAAGCGACAGGCCTTGAACAGGAGGGCCAACTCGTCAAGCAACATGGATTTTAGCAGCAGTGATGTTTCTCAGGAGTTTGGGTCTGACGATGACAATGAAAGCACCCAAT CTCAATTGCGAGCGCAGCTGACCGAAGAGCAACAGAAACATCTGGCCTCCATCCTGCAAAAGCAACTGGCCCCCATGCCCCTGGCACCTCCGAAAATGTGGTATCCAACTCAAATGCCCCAGCAGGAAAAGCAACTGGCCGCCATGACCCAACAGGAGACTCTACCGGCCAGTTATCCTAAGCAGCCTCAAGCAGTGTTGtatccagctcaaatgccccaGAAGCAACCAGCTACTGAACGTCAGCATCAGAAGGAACAGGCCATACCCAAGTTACCTCAGCAAGTGTGGTATCCAGTTCAAATTCCCCAGCAGCAAAAGCAACCAGCTACTGGGCCTCAGCAGCAGACGGAACTGACCACCATGCCCCAGAAGCAACCGACTCCAATGGATATACCGCAGAAACAACCAACAGCTATGCCGCAGCAAACATGGTATCCAGCTCAAATGCAGCAGAAGCAACCAGCCACCATTcaccagcaagtgtggcatccagctcaatTTCCCCAGGAGCAAAAGCAACCAGCTACTGAACCTCAGCAGCAGAAGGAACCGGCCGCTATAAGCCAGCAACCTCAGCAAGTGTTGCATCCAGCTCAAAAGCCGCAGAAGCAACTGACTGCcatgccccagcaagtgtggtaTCCAGCTCAAAAGCCCCAGCAGCAGAAGCAACCCGCCACTGAACCTCAGCAGCAGATTGACCTAACCGCCATGCCCCAGCCTCAGCAAATGTGGCATCCAGCTCAATTTCCCCAGGAGCAACCAGTCTCTATGCGTCAACTGCAGAAGGATCTGACCGCCATTCCACCACAACTGTTGCATTCCGCTCAAATGCCCCAGCTGCATAAGCAACCGGCTGCCATGCTTCAGCAAGTGTGGCAACTGGCCCCCATTCCCCAGCAGCCTCATGACGTGTGGTATCCAGCTAAAATGGTCCAGAAGCAACAAGCCGCTGCAACTCG CTCGTGA